The DNA segment CCCTTCGAGCTAGACATGGACGACCTCGGCCGCGCGCCGTCTCCCGCGAGCCAGCGCCGCGCGCGCGACCTCGCCCAGGACCGCGACACCGCGCTCGATCTCGGCGACGGATGTGTTCGCCACCGACAGGCGCAGGCACGACGAGCGCCGCCCGTCCGGGTAGAAGAGCTCGCCCGGCGCGTAGACGACGCCCGCGCGCTTGGCATCGTCGAGCAGGGCGGAGGAGTCGATCGCGTCGGGGAGGGTCACCCAGACCAGAAAGCCGCCCTCGCTGCGCGAGAAGCTCGAGCCGTCCGGCAGATGGCGGGCGAGCGCGCCCTCCGCGGCCTCGAGGCGCGCCTCGAGCTGCTTCACCACGCGGCGCAGGTGCCGGTCGTAGCTGCCCTCGCGCAGGAACACCGCGAGCCCCGCTTGCAGCAGCGGGCTCGTGGTCAGATCCATGGTCCGCTTGGCGAACACCGCCGCGGCCGCGATCGCGGGCGGCGCGAAGAGCCAGCCGACGCGCGCGGCGGGGAAGAGCGTCTTCGAGAACGTGCCCAGGTACGAGACGATCCCGTGCCGGTCGAGCGCGCGGAGCGGCGGGGCGCCCCGCCCGCGCACGCGCAGGTCCTTCTCGAAGTCGTCCTCGAGGATCGGCACGCCGTGCCGGGCGGCGATCTCGAGCAGACGCCTGCGGTGCGCGAGGTCGCTCGAGGTCCCGGTGGGGTTGTGGAAGCTCGGCATGGTGTAGATCAGGCGGACGTTGCGCTGTGCGAGCACGGCGTCGAGCCGGTCGAGGTCGAGCCCGTCGGGCGCGAGCGGGATCGGCGCGGCGCGAAGGCCGAGCGCCGCCAGCGTCGCGAAGGCCCAGGGATAGGTCGGCGACTCCACCGCGACCGCGTCGCCGGCGTCGCAGAAGATCCGCGCGGCGATCGCGAAGCCCTGCGTCGCGCCGGCCGTGATCACGACGCCGTCGCTGTCGGCCTCGATTCCCGAGCGCGCCATCCGCTCGACCAGCGCGCGCCGGAGCCCTTCGTGCCCGCGCGGATCGCCGTAGTCGTACAGAGCGGGCCCGCCCTTCGCGAGCGCGACGTTCAGCGCCTTCCGGAAGGCTTCGTGCGGGTAGAGCCCGGCGTCGGGGATCAGCCGCTCGAAGTGGATCGCGCCCGGCGGCGCGCTGTAGTCGATCCTCGCCACGGCCGACGCGCGCGCGGTCTCGCACGCGCGCGAGAAGACGGGCTCGAAGCTGCGCTCGTCGGAGCGCGCGGCTCCGACACCCGAGAGTGTCGAGGCCGAGGGCCCGAGCACGAAGGTGCCGCGTCCGACCGCGGCTTCGGTCAGGCCGAGCTGCTCGAGCTCGCGATACGCCGTGGCGACGGTCTCGCGGTTCAGGCCGAGCTGCTTCGCGAGCACGCGGATCGGCTCGAGCTTGGCTCCCGGCTCGAGCCGGCCCGCCTCGATCGCCCGGCGCAGGTACGCCGCGATCTGGGCGGCCACCGGCTCGCGCGCCTTGCGCTCGATGGGGATCAGCATCCCCGCAGGCTACGCCCTCGGATTGGCCGGTTCAAATCCCATTCGAACGGGACAGAAACCGGCCAATCCGGACCGGCCAATCCGGCCAATCCTCCGCCTGGCGGACTGGCGTCGCGCTAGCGGGCGATCACCGCGCCGAGGAGCGTGGGCTCTCCGTCCGAGCCCTCGCCCGCGCGCGCCACGAGCTTCCCGTCCGCGTCGTAGGCCGCGATCGCGTCGACCTCGTGCACGAGCACGAAGCGCTGCTCGGGAACGCCGGGCGCGGTGATCCGCACGTCGATCGCGCGATCCTCGCGCAGGGTCATGAGCGCCCGCTCGCCGTTCGGACCCTCGACGAGCTTGGTGCTGCCGGGCGCGGCGGCCATCGGGTTGCGGCCGGTCCAGAACTCGACCGAGTTCGAGAAGACCATGTCGAGAATCGCCGCGCCCGCGTAGACCGGAATCACGTTGATCAGCAAGAAGACGAGCCAGCGGATCCACTTGTCGGAGTGGACGCTGGCATTCCAGCGGTAGACCTTTCGCGCGAGCGGGAAGGTTCCGAAGCACGCGGTCGTCGTGAGCGGAACGAAGACCGAGAGCACGGTGATGGTGATCACACGACCCAGCCAGCCACGATGGAGAGAGATGTTGTGAGTCATGCGGGCAGGTTAGTCCGCGACGGAGAATCGGTAAAGAAGTTCGGCCGTCGCTCGACCGAGCGCGTGATAGCATCGCGCTGATGCCGTTCCCCGATCCGACGCGGCTCTCGGCGCGTTTCGCCTCGGACCCCGAACTCTCGCGCTGCGCGCGCTTCTTCACCGGGGCGCTTCGCCTCGGCGTCGGTGAGCAGCGCTTCGAGCTTCGCTTCGAGGCCGGGCGCTTTGCGGGAGCGGGATCGGCCGAGTCTGCGCCCGGCGCGCGCGACTTCGAGATCTCGGCCGCGCCCGCGGAATGGGAGAAGCTGCTCGCGACCGTGCCGCCTCCGTTCTACCAGGACCCGTTCGGAGCGGCCCTGCACCATTCGGTGTCGCTCGGTGGAGATCCCGAGACGCTCTTCGCGTACTACGGCGTGCTTCGCCGCGTGATCGAGATCCTGCGCGAGTCGCGCGCCTGATGCCGCTCCTCGACCGCACGACGGGACGCTATCTGCACCTGGACGTCGCCGGCGTGCGCTACCGCGTCTACTTCGAGGAGAGCGGGCGGGGCGTGCCGCTGCTGCTGCAGCACACGGCCGGCTCGGACGGCCGGCAGTGGCGCCACCTGCTCGAGGATCCGTGGCTCGGCGAGCGCTTCCGCGTCCTGGCCTGGGATCTTCCGTATCACGGGAAGTCGCTGCCACCGGACGGTGTCGCGTGGTGGCGGCAGCCCTACCAGCTCACGCTGGCGTTCTTCCTGGACTTCATCGAGCGGTTCTCGAGCGAGCTGGCGCTCACCCGGCCCGTCTTCATGGGCTGCTCGATGGGCGGGCACATCGCGGTCGATCTCGCGCGCTTCCGCCCCGGGCTCTGCCGTGCGGTGATCGGGGTCGAGGCGGCCTCGCGGACCGAGTCCGGAAGCCTCGACTTCCTCGACCACCCGCGAATCGGAAACGACGTGAAGGCCGACCTGATGCTCGGGCTCACCGGCCCCACCGCCCCCGAGTCGCGACGACGCGAGATCGGCTGGGGCTACGCGCAGGGCGCGCCCTCGGTCTTCCGCGGCGATCTGCACTTCTACGGCGAGGAGCACGATCTGCGCGGCGAGGCGTCGCGAATCGACACCTCGCGCACTTCCGTGTACGTGCTCTCGGGCGAGTACGACTGGAGCGCGACCCCGGCGGCCTCGCGGGAGCTCGCGCGCGAGATCCCCGGCGCGGAGTTCGTGTTCATGCCGGGCCTGGGTCACTTCCCGATGGCCGAGGACCCGGACGCCTTTCGCGGCCACCTGCGGCCGGTGCTCGAGAAAATTCTCGCGAAGGAGTGAGAGCGATGAAGATCGTGAGCTGGCTCGCGCGCATCGTCGGCGTGATCGCCCTGCTCGTCGGCGCGCTCTTCGCCGCCGCGCGATTCCACGACGGCCCGCTCGGGCTCGTGCCCGGCGGCGCGCTGGTCTCCGGAGAGGTCTCGAGCGAACCCGTCGCCGACTGGGCGTTCGCCGACGTCGACACGATCGAGATGCAGCTCGAGTCGCAGTCGACCTCGCGCACGACCTGGATCCTGGTGAGCGAGGGCCGCGCCTTCATCCCGGCGAGCCTGTCGTTCCCGCCGGGCAAGAGCTGGCACGAGCGAGCCGACGTGGACGGCCGCGCCTGGCTGCGGATCGCCGGCCGCCGCCACCCCGTGACGCTCACGCGGGTGCAGGACGAGGCGCTTCGCCAGACGCTGATCGGGGTGGTCCGCAGCAAGTATGGGGGCGGGCCGCCTGGCGACGGCGGAGTCTGGTTCTTCGAGGTCGCCTCGCGCGCCCCCTAGCCGAGCCCGCCGTTTTACCGGGCCGTCCGCGCCGTGCTACAAGGGGCGAGCCTCGAACACTGTTCGACGGCCTGCACGGTGTTCGATGATCCGGACCGACTCCACCCCCGCGCTCCGCAGACGTTCCCGGCAGCGTGAGGAGGCGCGGCGAGCGATCCTCGACGCGAGCGAATCGATCGTTCTCGAAGGCGGCTTCGAGGCGCTCTCGATCCGGCGCCTGTCGGCGCTGTGCGGCTACGCCGCGCCGACGATCTACCACTACTTCCGCGACAAGCCGGCAATCGTCGACGCGCTGCTCGAAGAGCGATGCCGCCGGCTCGTCCTCGCGCTGCGTCGCGTCCGCCGCGGCCGTTGCCCGTTCGCCGACGCGTTGGCCCTCTACCGGGCATTCGCGCGCTTCGGGCGCGCGCACCCGGCGCACTACCGGCTGCTCACCGCGCGACGCGATCCCGGAATCGCTCCGCCGGCCGCGTTCGAAGAGGCGCGCGCCCTGCTCGAGCGGCCGCTGCACGAGCTCGCGGCCTCCGGGGGCTTGCGCGCCTGCTCCGTCGAGACGGCGGCGCATGCGGTCTTCGCGCTGCTCCACGGTCTGGTCTGGCTGCAGAGCGACCGTGGCGACATCGCCCTCCCACCCGACCTCTTCGACGCGGCGCTCGGCGCGATGCTGAGAGGCTTCGCGTCCAGTCCACCCGATTCGAGCCGGAGCGGAGCCCGCGCATGAGACGACTGACCCGATCCACGCTGGCCGCCCTGCTCGTCCTCGCGGGGTGCTCGGATTCCGAGGAGCAGGCGGCCGCGCAGGCTCCGCCGGTCGAGGTCGTGCGCGTCGAGGGCGAGCGGGTGGTCGAGCGGATCCAGGCGACCGGGGATCTGATCCCGCGCGAAGAGGCTACCGTCGCGGCCGAGGTGCCGGGGCTCGTGACTCGCCTGCACGTCGACGAGGGTGACTCCGTCGCGCGCGGCGTGCCGCTGCTCGAGATCGATCCCGAGCGCCGGCGCCT comes from the Deltaproteobacteria bacterium genome and includes:
- a CDS encoding TetR/AcrR family transcriptional regulator, with the protein product MGAGRLATAESGSSRSPRAPPSRARRFTGPSAPCYKGRASNTVRRPARCSMIRTDSTPALRRRSRQREEARRAILDASESIVLEGGFEALSIRRLSALCGYAAPTIYHYFRDKPAIVDALLEERCRRLVLALRRVRRGRCPFADALALYRAFARFGRAHPAHYRLLTARRDPGIAPPAAFEEARALLERPLHELAASGGLRACSVETAAHAVFALLHGLVWLQSDRGDIALPPDLFDAALGAMLRGFASSPPDSSRSGARA
- a CDS encoding PLP-dependent aminotransferase family protein — translated: MLIPIERKAREPVAAQIAAYLRRAIEAGRLEPGAKLEPIRVLAKQLGLNRETVATAYRELEQLGLTEAAVGRGTFVLGPSASTLSGVGAARSDERSFEPVFSRACETARASAVARIDYSAPPGAIHFERLIPDAGLYPHEAFRKALNVALAKGGPALYDYGDPRGHEGLRRALVERMARSGIEADSDGVVITAGATQGFAIAARIFCDAGDAVAVESPTYPWAFATLAALGLRAAPIPLAPDGLDLDRLDAVLAQRNVRLIYTMPSFHNPTGTSSDLAHRRRLLEIAARHGVPILEDDFEKDLRVRGRGAPPLRALDRHGIVSYLGTFSKTLFPAARVGWLFAPPAIAAAAVFAKRTMDLTTSPLLQAGLAVFLREGSYDRHLRRVVKQLEARLEAAEGALARHLPDGSSFSRSEGGFLVWVTLPDAIDSSALLDDAKRAGVVYAPGELFYPDGRRSSCLRLSVANTSVAEIERGVAVLGEVARAALARGRRRAAEVVHV
- a CDS encoding DUF3332 family protein, whose translation is MTHNISLHRGWLGRVITITVLSVFVPLTTTACFGTFPLARKVYRWNASVHSDKWIRWLVFLLINVIPVYAGAAILDMVFSNSVEFWTGRNPMAAAPGSTKLVEGPNGERALMTLREDRAIDVRITAPGVPEQRFVLVHEVDAIAAYDADGKLVARAGEGSDGEPTLLGAVIAR
- a CDS encoding alpha/beta hydrolase, yielding MPLLDRTTGRYLHLDVAGVRYRVYFEESGRGVPLLLQHTAGSDGRQWRHLLEDPWLGERFRVLAWDLPYHGKSLPPDGVAWWRQPYQLTLAFFLDFIERFSSELALTRPVFMGCSMGGHIAVDLARFRPGLCRAVIGVEAASRTESGSLDFLDHPRIGNDVKADLMLGLTGPTAPESRRREIGWGYAQGAPSVFRGDLHFYGEEHDLRGEASRIDTSRTSVYVLSGEYDWSATPAASRELAREIPGAEFVFMPGLGHFPMAEDPDAFRGHLRPVLEKILAKE